The DNA segment CTCGCGACCAACTCGCAGCCGCTCGCGCCACCCTCGTTCATTCGTCCCATGCCGACATCTCCTTGGCCTCGCGCAACACGGGGTCGCGGGCGATCTTCGAGCGCAGCTGCCGCCGCGCGACCGCCAGCCGGTCTCGAACGGTGTTGATCTTCGCCCCCGTGAGCACGGCGATCTCCTCGATGCTGTGCCCCAAAACGAGCCGCAACGTGACGACCTCGCGGCGTTCCGGCGTCAGCGTGCCGACGATTGCGGTCAGCCGATCCGCGAGCGACGACTGCGCGAGGCGCCGATCCGCCCCGACGGCCCGGCTCACCCCTTCCGGCGCCGGATCGAGCTCGACGATCTGGCCGCGCCAGCGGCGGTGCTTCAGGTGGCGCATCGTCGTGCGCACCGCGATCTTCTCGGCCCACGTCTCGAGCGAGCTCTCCCCGCGGAACGAGCCGACCGAGCGCAGGATCTCGATCATCGCCATCTGCACGTAGTCGTCCGCGTCCGAGTCCCCGCCCGCGAGGTAGCGCACCGTGAGCGCCACGCGATCGAGCAGCAGATCCGCGAGCCTGCGCTGCGCCGCCCGATCGCCGGACGCGGACGCGAACGCGATCTGCGCGCCTATGTCGCTCGAGCGGGGAAGCTGTTTCGTGGACTGATGCATTACCTGCTTCCGCTCCGTTTCCGCCTTCTCGAATCCGCAGTGGGTGCAAGGCCGGAAAGCGGATGTCCCATTCGCCGTTCGGTCAGAAGAGCCATACGGCGAACCCCAGTCGGACGACCGGTTGCGCCGGCCACGTGTCCACGAGCGTCTCCCGCGTTTCGCCGCGGCGCGCGGTGTAGCGCTTGGCGTTCGCGAGCAGGACGACCCCGATCTCGGCGAAGACCGAGATCCGTTCGGTCGCGGCGAAGGACGCCCTGCCGGACGGCGCGAGCGCAACGATGACGTCGTTCTTGTCCGCGGCTTCCTCGATGTCCGCGGCCGTGTCCGAGACGTCCGCCTCGGCGAAATCGAGCAGCACGGCGACGGCCGCGCCCACCGACAGGCGGCCCACGCGGAAGTCGACGCCGAGGCCGAGCGAGAGCTCGTGCGAGGTGATCCGCACGTCCGCGAGCTCGCCGTTCCCCTCGATAGGCGCGGACAACGTGTACGCCGCGCCGGCCGTGAGGAAGCGCGCGAACCGGAAGTCGACGCCCAGGTGGAGGCCGTGGTTGAAGATCGTGTCCGCAAAGCGCGATCGCACGGCGTAGGCGAGCCTCATGGCGAGCCGGTCCGGAGCCGCGCGGGGCGCCTTTTCGGGGGCGGAGGGGGCGGGGACAGGGGGCGGGGCCGCGGCGGACGGCGCGGGATTCTCTCGCTCGGGTACCGCGACGCCGATGGTGCCGCCTGCGAGCAGCGCGCGCACCGACCCTTCGACGACGATGGCGATGCTCTCCGCCCGGCTGCGCACGTCGGCGATCTCGAGCTTGCGGACCAGGAGGCGCGTCCCGCGGCCGTCGGTGAGGTGCAGCAGCGCGTCCCGATCCGAGGAGAGGTCGCACCAGAAAACGGCGACCGTGTCGGACGACGCGGCGATCGCCGCGGCCGCGTCGAGTTGCTCGCGGGACGACGCGGCGAGCCGGTCCACGGAGAGATCGAGGAACGCCACGGCGAGCTCCCCGAGCCGGCTCGCGACCACCTCGACGACCGCGCGCGCCTGGTCGGATTGATCCTGCGCGTAGAGGAAGAACACCGCGGGCCCGGCGGCGGGCGCGTCCTCCGCCGCCGCCGGAGCGGCCGCGGACAGGACTACCGCGAGCGCCGCGAGCCGGCCGAACGCCTGGAACCGCGCATCCATCCCTCGATCCCTACTGGATGGCGGGCAAACTGACAACGTTCCCGCGTCGAGAGTGGCAACGCGGAACCTGGAACGCACTCATGCGTATGTGGCCCAAGGGTGCGCCTCGGCGTGCTGGACGAATCAGAAATTGTACCGGAGCTCGAGGCCGATGTGGTGCATGAACGGAAGATGATCCTGGTCCTCCGGTTCGTCGCACTCCTCGTGGCCGTCCACGTCGTGGCAGGAGGTGGGCCAGAACACGAGCCCGGCCCGGTAGTACGGGCCGAAGCCGAGCCCCGGCGCCCGCGAGAAGAAGTAGAACGTCGCGCCGGTGCGCAGCTCGAAGTCGACGCCGAGCAGGGTGTCCTTCACGGTCTCGTCCGTGGCGTCGATCTCGCCGCGGAACCTCAGGAGCGCGAAGCCGATGCCGAACCCGCCGTACGCCTCGACCCACCCCGTGATGGGAACGTGGAACTCCGCGCCACCCACGGTGCGGAAAAGGAACCCGTGATCGTGATTCATGCCGCGGACCGACGCGGGGAGGAGCGCGGTGCCGACATCGACGAACACCACCGCGTTCGGGATGATCCGCCAGAAGAAGCCGAGCGTCGCATCGAGCGACCCCACGAGGTGGGAGTCCCACGCATGGTGATCGCGGCAGAAATCGTCCTCCCCGCAGACCACTCCGCCGAGGCCGGCGTAGAGGCCGGGCCCGACCCGCTGCTTCCAAGGCTCGCCCCCGTTGAGCTGCCAGTTCCCAGCCGACGCCGGCAAACAAACCAAGAGCGCGCCGATGATGGCCGACGCCGCAACGATTCGCCGCATGTCACCCTCCTTCACACGAGCGCGCAAGCCGCGCCTGAAACCGGCGCGGCACACCAAGCAGTATTCGTGCCACGGGCGCACGGGAGCTGTTTTGGGGCCGGTTGCGCTCTGGGCGGCGCCCGGAGGGCGGCGCTCTCCATCAGAATGAACGACCTCTCCGTTCATTTCGGCGCAAAGAATCGGTGCCTTCGTTCGAGATGAGCACGACTTGCTGCGAGGCGCTAGCTGTCCTCCGGATGTGCTATCAATAAGAGAGCACCCTCGAACGGAAGGAGCGATTCATGCGCGCGATGTCTATCCTTGCCGCCCTCGGTCTCTGCCTCGCCCCGGCGAGCTGCGGGGACGGCGGCGGCGGCTCGGGCGGCGACTCGGACTCCGACTCGGATTCGGACGGCGACTCGGACACGGACTCCGACAGCGACGCGGATCTCTGCGGCAACGGCGTCATCGATCCCGGCGAGCTGTGCGACGCGGAGGGCGAGCCGAACGACAGGTGCGGCGACGACTGCGCGGTGACGTGCCTCGGCGACGAGGTGCTCGATCCGGACACGGGGCACTGCTACGTGATCAACGGCCACGTCGACTACTGGACCACGGGCCGCTGGCAGTGCCAGGAGATGGGGGAGGGCTTCGACCTCGTGGCGCCGACCACGATCGAGGAGATCTCCTTCCTGCACGGCGCGCTCGAGCTCGCTGAGTCGTGGGCGTACTGGACCGCCGGCCACACGGTGCTCGGCGAGACGGCGTTCAAGTGGGTCACCGGCGAGGAGTGGGCGTACGGAACGTCCGGAGAGCCGTGGCAGGGCGCCGAGCCGGACGACGTGACCTACGATCCCTACACCGACTGGTGCGTCGCGATGCGCACCGACGTGGACGGCGCCGAGCCGTGGCTCGTGCTCGAGGACTTCACCTGCGGCGGCGCGGACACCATCTGCGAGTGGACGCCGCCCGGCACGGTCCCGACACCCGAGCAGGCGTTCCTCGCGGGGATGTCCGGGAGGTGGCACGCGAGCATCGGCGCGAGCTACACGGCCGGCTGCATCTGCCTCAACCTGGACTCGGGGGGCGGCGTCGAGCTGCCGTCCGGGATTGCGTTCTCCGACACCGGGCTCGACATCGACGCGGGCGACATCGTGGAGCTCGATCCCGAGACGGGCTGGGTCGACATCCTCGTGAAGGTCGACACGACGACCGACGAGTTCCATTGGCACATCCAGGGCACGGTCGACGCGGCGTTCGAGTCGTTCACCGGCAACTGGGTCGGGGTCGAGGATGCGTTCTGGGACGACGCGTTGACCATGGATCGCAGCGAGCAGACGTGCCAGGAGCTCTCCGGGACGAGCGGCGCGCCCTGCTGAGCGCCTTCGGCTCGATCGTGTCTAGGGCTTGGCGCTCGAGTAGCAGCGGCGGCGCAGATCCGAGCTCGAGATGAGGCCGCACTCGCCCGGGCTCTTGCCCACGAGCGCGTAGCAGTAGTGGCGCAGATCGCCGTCGCCTATCAGACCGCACTCGCCGGTGCTCTTCTGGCTCTTCGCGTAGCAGAAGTGGCGGCGGTCCGAGCTCGAGATGAGGCCGCACTCGCCGCTCGAGCCGCCCGTCTCGGCGTAGCACTGGTGGCGCACGTCGCTGTCCGAGATCAGGCCGCACTCGCCCGAGCTCCTCCCGACGACCGCGTAACAGTAGTGGCGCTTGTCGCCGTTCGAGATGAGGCCGCACTCGCCTGTCGACGAGCTCGAGAGGGCGTAGCACAGGTGGCGCTCGTCCGGGTCCGAGATGAGGCCGCACTCGGACGCCGCGGCGATCCGCGCGAACGCGATCGCGGCGAGGAGGGCGATGGTGGCGAGGGCCACGAGCGCCCCGCGGTGGTGGTTCTTCATGGGGAGTCTCCTATCGTATGGCATGAGCATAGGACTCTCGTTGCCCGCCCGGAATTTAATCCATGCGCGCCGATCGCTCCAGCCGCGTGACGGCCGGGGCGAGTCGGCATATCCTCGGACGATGACGTCCAGTCCCGCCGCATGGCTCGCGATCCTCCTCGGCGCCATCGCCTGCTCGGGCGACGGCGGTGCGCTCTCGGCGGCGGCGGCGGAGCGGGAGATCGACGCGCTCCACGGGCTCTACGATGCGCAGCAGTTCGGGACGATCTACAGGGACGGCACCGCCGGGATGCGGCTGCTCTCCACCTTGGATCAGGCCGTCGCGTTCTACCAGAAGAACTACGAACGGCTCGGGCGCGTGCAGGGGTCGAAGACCGCGTCGTGGAGCCAGGGCGCCACGAACGGCATGGATTCGATCACCGTCGTCCGGAAGACGCGGTTCGAGCGCGGGAGCGCGACGGAGTCGTTCACCTTCGTCGAGAAGGGCGGGAAGATCGTCCTCGCGGGGTACGATCTCGAGTAGCGGCCGGCGCGGCCCGGGGCCTACTCCACGCCGGGGTTGATCGCGGCGAGCCCCATGCCGCCGACGTACGCGTAGGAATCGTACGAGTCCCAGCCCACGACGATCACGCCGAGGCCGTCGACGCCGTTCTCGCTCTCGAGCGTGTGCACGCCGTCCATGCCCGTCCCCACGTGCCGTGCGACCTCGTAGCCCGACTCCGCGATCTCGTGGAACTCTGAGTCCGGCACTTCGACGCCGTCGAGCAGCACCGCGCTCCCGGCGACGCGCGTGATCACGAGCCCGTCGTTCACCCACGTCGTGGGGATGAGCACGACGTACCGCGTGAGGAACTGCTGCACCGGGCTCAGGAGCGCCATCGCCGGATCGCCGATGCTCCCGGCGTAGGAGTTCTCGGAGCCGGTCATGTACTGCATCACGGAGATCGGCTTGTTCGCCTCGATGACGAAGTCGCCCGGCTCCGAGGACGGGCCCGCGGTGTAGAATTGGAGCATCTCGCCCTGGTCCAGGTAGGACGGGGAGGACGGGAGGCCGGTGACGCCCGGGTTCGCGGCGAGGTTCACCTCGGTGGCGTCCTCGCTCGCGTAGATCTGCCAGAGGACAACCTCCGCGGTGCTGCCCGTGCTGCGGACCGGCATGCGCGACGCGATGAACGTGTCGCCCCAGAACCGGATCCCGGTGAGCTGCTCCTCGAGGTGGTCGCACGCGTAGACCTGGAACGGGATGAACGCGCACTCTTGCCCGGAGAACACGGCGATCGGGTGATCCGCGTTGCTCGTGATCCGGCTGCCGGTCATCGTGGCGTACGGCGCGTTCGTCTCCACCTCGAGCACGTCGCCCTCGTCGAGCGAGGCGGTGAAGGTCGTGGCCGTGCCGGGGACGACGCCGCCCGCCAGCGGCGCCGAGGAGGGGGTCACCGTGAGCTCCGTGCCGTCTGCCGTCGCGACGACGACGAAGTAGGCGCGCATGTCGCCGTCGCATGTCGACGAGCAGCTCTGCTGCCACCCGACCACGTCGTACGTCTCGCTGAGCGACGTGACCGGGACGAGCATCGACGCATCCGAGAGGTACGACGAGGCGCCGTTGACCGGGTTGAACTGGTACGCGATGATCGGGATGTCCGAGACGACCTTGTAGGTGCCCTTGGCCATCACGCCCGACGTGTTCATGTGGAAGTCGGGAAGGTTGAAGGTGTTGAGGCTCATCGCGGGCACGACCGCGCTCGTGTAGAGATCCCACGCGAGCGTCGACGTGTTGCCCTTGTAGACGGTGACGGTGGCCGGCTCTGTCTCGTTGACGTTGGAGACCGCCACCGCGTACTGCGAGGTCTCCACCGAGTCGTGCGAGTCGAGATCGACGGCGTAGAACAGGCAGCCGACCGTCGTCGTCGCCAGGGCGGCCTCCTCGCACGTCTCCGGGATGCCCATGGGCGGCGTGTCGGTGTCCGGCGGCTCGTCCTCCACGCCGTCGCAATCGTCGTCCGTGAAGTTGTCCAGGATCTCCTCGGCGCCGGGGTGGATGGTCTCGTCGTCGTCGTCGCAGTCGAACGGCAGGCACCAGCCGTCGTCGTCCTCGTCGGTGCACTCCGGGGACGTGTCGGTGTCGGTGTCCGCATCGGTGTCGGCATCGGTGTCCGCGTCCGTGTCGGCGTCGGTGTCGGCATCCGAGTCCGAATCCGAATCGGCGTCCGTGTCGCTGTCGATGTCCGTGTCGGAATCGGAATCCGTGTCGCTGTCGGTGTCGGCGTCGTTCGCGCCGAACCCGCTCGACTTCTCGCACGAGGGGCTGCCGAGGAGGAGCAGAGCCGCGACGCCTAGCGACGCGACGGACCATCCGCAGTGTATTCTCGAAAGCATCTCGACACCTCCCCGTGCGCGGCGCGTCTGCCGCAGCGGACCCGCCGGCTCACAAAAGTTGTGCGGCTCACACCCGTCCAGTGTAATGAAGGCGACCGGGATCTGCAAACGTGCCGGTTTCGGGCGGAGGATGAGGATGGTCGCGCGTTCGACGACGTTGTGGATCGGCTGCGGCCTCGCGATCGCGGCCGTGATCCCTTTCGCCGCCCCGTTCGATCTCGAGGTTTCGAGCGCCGTGGCCAGGCTCGACGATGGGTTCGCCGCGCTCGTCCAGGACCACGGCACGCACCCGGCGCTCGTGCTCTACGTCGCCGCGATCGTCTGCCTGGGCGTGCCTTCCCTGCGTCGCCGTTCGTCGCTCGCCGCGCGCGCCGCGTCGGCGGTGCTCGTGCAGGCGCTCGCCCACACCATGTTCGCGGTGAACGCGATCAAGTTTCTCTGGGGGCGGGAGCGCTTCGCCTCGGTCGTCGCGGGAGACGCCTCCTTCTCTCCTGTCTGGACGCTCGATCCCGGGGGCGGCGGGATGTCGTTCCCGTCCGGCCACGTGGCGACCGCGCTCGTGCTCCTGCCCGCGGCGCTCCTCCTTCTGCGCGAAGGGAGACGAGGCGGAGGCGCCGTCGTCGTCGTCGGCTCGGCGCTGTACGCCGCCGCGATCGCCTGGGGACGGCTCCGGCTCGGCGCGCACTACCTCACGGACGTCCTGTTCTCCGCCGGGACGGCGGTCCTGTTCGCGCCGCTCTCCGTCGCCCTCGGCGACCGTTACCTCGCGCTGTTCGAACGCGCCGCAGGGGGCTCTCGCGAGTAGCAACTCGGTAGACAACCAATTCGGCAAGTGCAACTCTTCATGTGGAAAGCAAAAATAGAATTCGCATAGGAATACGAAGGCGAACCTGAGCAACGGAGTTGACGATGGATCGCGCGACCCTGGCGGTGATCAACCGGCGCTACGAGCTGCTCGAGCGTCTCGGCGAGGGTTCGCAGGGCGCGGTGTTCGCTGCGCGGGATCGGCTCTTCCCCCGGCGCGAGCTCGCCCTCAAGGTCGTGACGGCACGGGTGAGCGAGGCGTTGATGCGGTTCGAGTTCGCGGAGCTCGCGAAGCTCGAGCACCCGCACCTCGCGCGCGTGTAC comes from the Pseudomonadota bacterium genome and includes:
- a CDS encoding C-type lectin domain-containing protein; the protein is MRAMSILAALGLCLAPASCGDGGGGSGGDSDSDSDSDGDSDTDSDSDADLCGNGVIDPGELCDAEGEPNDRCGDDCAVTCLGDEVLDPDTGHCYVINGHVDYWTTGRWQCQEMGEGFDLVAPTTIEEISFLHGALELAESWAYWTAGHTVLGETAFKWVTGEEWAYGTSGEPWQGAEPDDVTYDPYTDWCVAMRTDVDGAEPWLVLEDFTCGGADTICEWTPPGTVPTPEQAFLAGMSGRWHASIGASYTAGCICLNLDSGGGVELPSGIAFSDTGLDIDAGDIVELDPETGWVDILVKVDTTTDEFHWHIQGTVDAAFESFTGNWVGVEDAFWDDALTMDRSEQTCQELSGTSGAPC
- a CDS encoding RNA polymerase sigma factor, translating into MHQSTKQLPRSSDIGAQIAFASASGDRAAQRRLADLLLDRVALTVRYLAGGDSDADDYVQMAMIEILRSVGSFRGESSLETWAEKIAVRTTMRHLKHRRWRGQIVELDPAPEGVSRAVGADRRLAQSSLADRLTAIVGTLTPERREVVTLRLVLGHSIEEIAVLTGAKINTVRDRLAVARRQLRSKIARDPVLREAKEMSAWDE
- a CDS encoding phosphatase PAP2 family protein; this translates as MVARSTTLWIGCGLAIAAVIPFAAPFDLEVSSAVARLDDGFAALVQDHGTHPALVLYVAAIVCLGVPSLRRRSSLAARAASAVLVQALAHTMFAVNAIKFLWGRERFASVVAGDASFSPVWTLDPGGGGMSFPSGHVATALVLLPAALLLLREGRRGGGAVVVVGSALYAAAIAWGRLRLGAHYLTDVLFSAGTAVLFAPLSVALGDRYLALFERAAGGSRE